One window of uncultured Methanoregula sp. genomic DNA carries:
- the artA gene encoding archaeosortase A: MIEYLILISCIGFLAFLVPGRHRKYAACIGWIFIVLTLFAALPSFFSENNFMYPIIAALSVPFLVITIKYLLAEDTRAISLSRAAAVAFLIYAPFGFDQVPLFAALGNGLIALVVSQIVWILDLIQFPVTMDSWNIIMHNSYRVEIILGCTGIQSIAILLGVAAAVPTTVRQKVLAFLLIAPTIYFLNLLRNVFVIMAYTDQWFPYYPDIAGNGEMGYESFFWAHNVIAELTALIVLVFIAYGLFRLIPSLGQFADEVYQLYYGEVRKAFNKKP, encoded by the coding sequence ATGATCGAGTACCTGATCCTGATATCCTGTATTGGATTTCTCGCGTTCCTCGTACCCGGTCGTCACAGGAAATATGCGGCCTGCATAGGCTGGATCTTTATTGTCCTGACCCTCTTTGCCGCGCTGCCATCTTTTTTTTCCGAAAACAACTTCATGTACCCGATCATCGCCGCACTCTCGGTTCCGTTCCTTGTTATAACAATAAAATATCTCCTTGCCGAAGACACCCGGGCCATCAGCCTTTCCCGGGCTGCCGCGGTCGCCTTCCTCATTTACGCCCCCTTCGGGTTCGACCAGGTCCCCCTGTTTGCAGCCCTGGGCAACGGGCTCATTGCCCTTGTGGTAAGCCAGATCGTCTGGATCCTCGACCTTATCCAGTTCCCGGTAACCATGGACAGCTGGAATATCATCATGCACAACAGCTACCGGGTCGAGATCATTCTGGGTTGCACGGGCATCCAGAGCATCGCGATCCTCCTCGGTGTAGCAGCGGCAGTCCCGACAACAGTGCGCCAGAAGGTACTCGCATTCCTCCTTATCGCCCCGACAATCTATTTCCTCAACCTGCTCCGGAATGTCTTTGTCATCATGGCCTACACGGATCAATGGTTCCCCTATTACCCGGACATTGCAGGCAACGGGGAGATGGGATATGAAAGTTTCTTCTGGGCCCACAACGTGATTGCCGAACTCACCGCCCTCATCGTCCTCGTCTTTATTGCCTACGGCCTGTTCCGTCTCATCCCCAGCCTGGGGCAATTCGCCGACGAAGTCTACCAGCTATACTACGGCGAGGTCAGGAAAGCGTTCAATAAGAAACCATAA
- a CDS encoding transcription factor S — protein sequence MFCPECKSLLMSSAGQLKCRKCGYIRKIEGTDQMKKTVDRKENEITIVEEDGESIKTMPTIQIRCPKCDNNLAIWWLRQLRAADESEVRFFRCTECGHTWRQYD from the coding sequence ATGTTCTGTCCTGAATGCAAGAGTCTCCTCATGTCTTCTGCGGGTCAGCTTAAGTGCCGGAAATGCGGGTATATCCGCAAGATTGAAGGCACTGACCAGATGAAGAAGACGGTGGACCGCAAAGAAAACGAGATAACCATTGTAGAGGAGGATGGAGAGAGCATAAAAACCATGCCCACCATCCAGATCCGGTGTCCCAAGTGCGATAACAATCTCGCAATCTGGTGGCTCCGCCAGCTGCGTGCGGCTGATGAGAGCGAAGTGCGGTTCTTCCGCTGCACGGAATGCGGCCACACCTGGCGGCAATACGATTAA